In the Armatimonadota bacterium genome, one interval contains:
- a CDS encoding glycoside hydrolase family 38 C-terminal domain-containing protein produces MNPAIALIAAVSLGGNQANCAPKPPPPFKSTDLAKGKTAYDIGYAHLDTQWRWTYQETIGRYLPDTMSVNFGFFEKYPDYVFNFTGANRYRMMKEYYPADYAKLKQYVAKGRWYVNGSTWEENDVNTPSPESIIRQLLLGNHFIRDEFGYTPIDFILPDCFGFPASLPSILVHCGVKGFSTGKLSWGSSVDIPFTVGNWIGVDGKSIVSALSPGQYNSSVSEDLSQSQTLLNRIDKVGSQSGAYVDYRYYGTGDRGGGPTEDSVKWIEKSVKGSGPVHLISGPADQMFRDLTPGQVSKLPRYKGDLELVNHTAGSLTSQAYMKRWNRKNEQLADSAERASVAADWIGGMPYPKKELWEAWALILGAQFHDIIPGTSVPKAYEYSWNDEIVALNHSASALQGAVGAVARGLDTRAAGSPVVVYNPLSIVREDVVNATIPFAKGPPESVRVFGPNGKEVPSQIAKRSARSLEVLFLAKAPPIGFVTYDVRRSNAPCALSTGLKVGRRTLENARYRVVINPDGDVSKIYDKTARRELLSAPARLEFRFDEPVRNPAWDMNWEQQKAPALGYVSGPATVRVVENGPVRVTLEVIRRSRGSTFIQHIRLGAAGAGNRVEFDNEVNWNTMRCNLKATFPMAVSNQNATYNLGVGTIQRPTNTPAMFEMVHQQWIDLTDTRGQYGVSVLEDSKYASDKPDDHTIRLTLLRTPGALSYQDQSTQDLGHHEFLYALQGHAGGWRNGNTQWEAARLNRPLIAFLTPRHAGGLRKSFSLFHTNSDRVAIHALKMAEDNRETIVRLQELNGAPTTVTLSAAAPIVSAREVDGEERTIGKATLRTGGLVVKLGEYSPRAFALTLGKPVVRLPAPISWPVPLPYNLSTSTAAGQTVTGGFDGEGHTIAAELLPGSVVSEGVQFNLRPTGKNAVVCDGQRIRLPGSVSGSVYILAAAKGGDQNGTFALDGRPRAVRVQDWSGFVGQWYNRMWNQSDAPNAPLLPGGIYGLRPAYIKRDPIAWLGRHRHTADGKNDIYAYSYIFRYRLPAVGAKTLTLPRNANIRVFAVTVADNPNDYTDAAQYLYDHFNRPAAARG; encoded by the coding sequence ATGAACCCTGCCATCGCTCTGATCGCCGCTGTGTCGCTTGGCGGCAATCAGGCAAACTGCGCCCCCAAACCTCCGCCACCCTTCAAATCCACCGATCTGGCGAAGGGCAAGACGGCATATGATATCGGCTACGCCCATTTGGACACGCAGTGGCGATGGACTTACCAGGAGACGATCGGGCGATACCTGCCCGATACGATGTCCGTGAACTTCGGCTTCTTCGAGAAGTATCCGGATTACGTCTTTAACTTCACCGGGGCCAATCGCTACCGGATGATGAAGGAATACTACCCGGCCGACTATGCGAAGCTGAAGCAGTATGTTGCCAAGGGCCGTTGGTATGTGAACGGTTCGACCTGGGAAGAGAACGACGTCAATACCCCCTCCCCGGAATCGATCATCCGGCAGCTCCTTCTGGGCAATCATTTCATCCGGGACGAATTCGGTTACACACCCATCGATTTCATCCTGCCCGACTGCTTCGGATTCCCGGCCTCCCTGCCGTCCATCCTCGTCCATTGCGGCGTTAAGGGCTTTTCCACCGGGAAGCTGTCGTGGGGATCATCGGTGGATATACCGTTCACCGTCGGCAACTGGATCGGTGTAGATGGGAAGTCGATCGTTTCGGCGCTCAGTCCCGGCCAGTATAACTCGTCAGTCTCCGAAGATCTCAGCCAGAGTCAGACCCTGCTCAATCGGATCGACAAAGTCGGCAGCCAGTCCGGCGCTTACGTCGATTACCGTTACTACGGCACCGGAGACCGGGGTGGAGGGCCCACGGAAGACTCCGTGAAGTGGATCGAGAAGAGCGTCAAGGGCTCCGGCCCCGTTCACCTCATCTCCGGGCCGGCCGACCAGATGTTCAGGGACCTTACTCCCGGACAGGTCTCGAAGCTTCCGCGTTACAAGGGCGACCTCGAACTCGTCAACCACACTGCGGGCTCTCTGACTTCCCAGGCCTACATGAAGCGTTGGAACCGGAAGAACGAGCAACTGGCGGATTCCGCGGAGCGCGCTTCCGTCGCCGCGGACTGGATTGGCGGGATGCCCTATCCAAAAAAAGAGCTTTGGGAAGCGTGGGCGCTCATCCTCGGCGCCCAGTTTCACGATATCATCCCCGGCACCAGTGTCCCGAAGGCATACGAGTATTCCTGGAATGACGAAATCGTTGCGCTGAACCATTCGGCTTCGGCGCTTCAAGGAGCTGTTGGAGCGGTGGCGCGCGGGCTCGATACACGCGCCGCCGGATCCCCGGTGGTTGTCTACAACCCACTATCGATCGTACGTGAGGACGTCGTGAACGCCACGATCCCGTTCGCCAAAGGCCCTCCGGAATCGGTGAGGGTTTTTGGCCCGAACGGCAAAGAGGTCCCGTCTCAGATCGCTAAACGCAGTGCTCGCAGCCTGGAGGTGCTCTTCCTGGCGAAGGCGCCGCCGATCGGATTCGTGACCTATGATGTCCGGCGATCGAACGCGCCTTGCGCGCTTTCCACGGGGCTTAAGGTGGGCCGGCGAACGCTGGAAAACGCCCGCTACCGTGTCGTCATCAACCCAGATGGCGACGTCTCAAAGATATATGACAAGACCGCCAGGCGTGAACTCCTCTCGGCGCCCGCACGGTTGGAGTTCCGGTTCGATGAGCCCGTCCGAAACCCGGCCTGGGACATGAATTGGGAACAACAGAAGGCGCCCGCGCTCGGATACGTGTCCGGTCCGGCGACGGTTCGAGTGGTTGAAAACGGCCCCGTGCGCGTGACCCTCGAGGTGATCCGTCGGAGCAGGGGCTCCACGTTCATTCAGCACATCCGCCTCGGCGCGGCCGGCGCCGGCAATCGTGTGGAATTCGACAACGAGGTCAACTGGAACACCATGCGGTGCAATCTCAAGGCGACCTTCCCCATGGCGGTTTCAAACCAAAACGCAACCTACAACCTCGGCGTCGGTACCATCCAGCGTCCCACTAACACTCCCGCGATGTTCGAAATGGTTCATCAGCAGTGGATCGATCTCACCGACACCCGGGGCCAGTACGGCGTATCGGTGTTGGAAGACAGCAAATATGCGTCAGACAAGCCGGACGATCATACCATCCGCCTCACGCTACTGCGAACCCCCGGCGCTCTTTCGTATCAGGATCAGTCAACCCAGGATCTCGGCCACCATGAGTTCCTATATGCGCTTCAGGGACACGCGGGCGGCTGGCGAAACGGGAATACCCAGTGGGAGGCCGCGCGCCTGAACCGGCCGTTGATCGCCTTCCTGACGCCACGGCACGCGGGCGGGTTGAGAAAGAGCTTCTCGCTCTTTCATACCAACTCCGACCGGGTTGCGATCCACGCCCTGAAGATGGCCGAGGACAATCGCGAGACCATCGTTCGCCTTCAGGAGTTGAACGGCGCGCCGACCACCGTCACCCTCTCGGCCGCGGCGCCGATCGTGTCCGCCCGGGAGGTGGATGGGGAGGAGCGGACCATCGGCAAGGCCACGCTTCGCACCGGTGGATTGGTCGTGAAGCTTGGGGAATACAGCCCTCGGGCGTTCGCCCTCACATTGGGCAAGCCCGTGGTGCGGCTCCCCGCGCCGATTTCGTGGCCCGTTCCGCTGCCTTATAACCTGTCAACTTCTACGGCGGCCGGCCAGACCGTCACGGGAGGCTTCGATGGCGAGGGGCACACCATCGCCGCGGAGCTACTGCCGGGTTCCGTAGTGAGCGAAGGGGTCCAGTTCAATTTGCGTCCAACCGGGAAGAACGCCGTGGTGTGCGACGGTCAACGGATTCGCCTGCCCGGTAGTGTGTCCGGCTCGGTCTATATCCTCGCCGCCGCCAAAGGCGGAGACCAGAACGGCACGTTTGCCCTGGACGGCCGGCCCCGCGCGGTGAGGGTTCAGGACTGGTCCGGCTTCGTCGGCCAGTGGTACAACCGTATGTGGAACCAGAGTGACGCTCCCAACGCTCCACTGCTACCTGGCGGCATCTACGGCCTCAGACCGGCATACATCAAACGCGACCCCATCGCGTGGCTTGGCCGCCATCGCCATACCGCTGACGGCAAGAACGATATCTATGCTTATTCCTACATTTTCAGGTACCGCCTTCCGGCCGTCGGCGCGAAAACGCTGACGCTGCCGCGGAACGCGAACATACGCGTATTCGCCGTCACCGTTGCCGACAATCCCAACGACTACACCGACGCCGCGCAGTACCTGTACGACCATTTCAATCGCCCGGCGGCAGCTCGCGGGTAG